TTAAAAACAGGCTCAAAACAGATAGGGGCGCTCGAAAAAGCTGGACGAAGGGCCTCAGCCCATAAGTTTTAAGAACATTGCCGCGTTGAAAAGCTATTCTTGAGAGAGAATAGCTTTTTTGTTTTAACTTCAACTTTCAACCATCGCACCCTATGAAAGCCTATATCCAAGAAAACAAAGACCGGTTTATCCAGGAACTGCTGGAGCTATTGCGCATCCCATCGGTGAGTGCAGACGCCGCCTTTAAAGGAGACGTTTTAAAAGCTGCCGACTACCTGCGCCAGAAACTGGAAGCCGCCGGCGCAGACAATGCCCAGCTGTTTGAGACGGCCGGTAACCCCATTGTGTACGCCGACAAAATCATAGACCCCAACCTGCCCACGGTGCTGGTGTACGGCCACTATGACGTGCAGCCCGCCGACCCGTATGAACTCTGGGACTCACCGCCATTTGAGCCGGTGATCAAAGATGAGAAAATATACGCCCGTGGTGCCTGTGATGACAAAGGCCAGACCTACATGCACGTGAAAGCCTTTGAGACCATGATGCACGCCAACACTTTGCCCTGCAACGTGCGCTTCATGATTGAGGGCGAAGAGGAAGTAGGCTCTGTGAACCTGGCCACGTTTGTAAAGCAAAACAAAGCCCTTTTGAAATGCGACGTGATCGTGATCTCAGACACCGGCATGCTGGCCAACGACGTGCCTTCGGTGACCACCGGTTTGCGCGGCCTCAGCTACCATGAGGTAGAAGTGACCGGCCCTAACCGTGACCTGCACTCCGGCCTTTACGGCGGCGCGGTAGCCAACCCTATCAATGTGCTCTGCAAGATGATTGCCTCCTTGCATGACGAGAACAACCACATCACCATCCCAGGCTTCTATGACAAGGTGGACGAACTGAGCCCCGAAGAACGTGCCGAGATGGCCCGCGCCCCGTTCAGCTTAGACGCTTACAAGAAAGCCCTGGACTTGTCAGACGTGCACGGCGAGGCCGGTTACAGCACCATGGAGCGCAACTCCATCAGGCCTACGCTAGATGTGAACGGCATCTGGGGAGGTTATACCGGCGAGGGCGCCAAAACAGTGATTGCCTCCAAAGCCTTCGCGAAGATCTCTATGCGCCTTGTGCCGCACCAGAGTTCCGAAGAGATCAGTGAGTTGTTCCAGAAGCATTTTGAGTCTATCGCGCCGCCCAGCGTGAAAGTGGTAGTAAAACCGCACCACGGCGGTGAGCCGGTAGTGACCCCAACCACCTCGGCGGGTTACAAGGCCGCGGCCCTGGCCATGGAAGACACCTTCGGCAAGAAACCGGTGCCGGTACGTAGTGGCGGAAGTATTCCTATTGTGGCCATGTTCAAATCTGAGCTGGGTGTAGACACCGTGCTCATGGGCTTCGGGCTGGACTCAGACGCCATCCACTCCCCCAATGAGCATTTTGGCATCTTCAACTTCATGAAAGGCATTGAGACCATTCCGTTGTTCTACCAGCACTTCACGGAGTTGCACGGCAAAGGTTAATTTTCTGGATGCAGGCTGTAAGACACTGCACACAGGGCTTTCCTGTTGCGAAAGCCTACTAAGTCTTTCTCCCGTTTTAGGCCTGTTTTAGCCAAAACGGCCCTAAAACAGAAACCCCCGGTTCCTTAATGAGAACCGGGGATTTTTTTATGACATCAGGCTTGCGTCCTGTGTCTTATATTTGGTGTCTACCAGGCAAAGATTACTTGCTCAGCGGGAAGCCTACTGACAGTTGGAACAAAGAGTGACGGGCATCTTTGAAATCGCCGCGGGCGGGAGAATCATCTGCCAGGTCTGTGAAGGCACCGTTGTAGCGAAGGCCTAAACTTACCCCACCCTGCGTTGCGAAGCCTATACCGGCGGCGTAACCCACCTCAAAGTCTGAGTAACCTTCTTTGCTTTTCTCGCTTACCGTACGGTCCTGCAGTTTGCCGTCTACGTAGGTTTTGGTTTTGTCATTCACATTGATCAGGTAAGACACCTGCGGACCAGCCTCCAAGAACAAAGGACCCGCTTTGATTTTAGCCAATACCGGCACGTCTATGTAATTGAAATTAGAGGTGCCTTCATAGCGGTATTCGCGGCCCAGAAGGGTAGTCTGCTCATTGTCATCATACTTGTACCCTTTGTTGGAGTACAGGATCTCCGGTTGAATGGAGAAAAAGTCGGCTACCACGGGGGCATTGAAGTAGATACCGCCGGCGAAGCCTATTTTATTGTTGTAACGAGACTCGTCCTTTAAATCTCCGGAGAGGTTAGAATAGTTTACCCCACCTTTGATCCCAAAAGAAGACTGCGCCTGTGCGGTGAAAGAAGCTACGATCACGGCCAGAGAGAAGAATAATTTTTTCATGTTTTAGAATTTTAAAATCGGTTCCAATGTTTGCAGACCCTACTCAAACACTGTGCCTGTTTTTGGAACAATTGCCCTCTATACGGGAAGAATTTTTTTTGGATGGAGAAAAGGAGAATATTTTTTGGGGCCCTGAGAAAGGCAAAAATAAAGGGGCTTCATTTGCATGAAGCCCCTTTGTGCTATTGAATTGATAACCAGGGATTATTTGCTTGGGAACAAAAATCCTAAGGTTAACTGGAAGGCTTGTGAACGGGCGTTGGTCAGTTCATCATTTCCTTCTTTAGCCAGTTTGTTAATACCACCGGTGTAACGTAAGCCTAAGCTCAAGCCGTTCTCCATTTGGTATCCAAGACCGGCCGCGTAACCAATCTCCAGTTCAGCCAGGTCATCTTTGCTCACTCTTCTTGACTGGTCATAGTCCTGGTTGTTGATTTTGGTTTCGGTGTTGTCTTTGATACCTAACAGGTAAGACACCTGCGGACCGCCTTCAAAGAACAGACCACCGGTATTGATTCTCAGCATTACAGGTAAATCAAGGTAGTTATAGTTGATGTCCCCTTTGCTTTTGTAGGTAGTGTTGCCAATGGTGTACTCCTCGTCACGGTATTGGTAGCCGCGTTGGGAGAAAAGAAGCTCAGGCTGCACAGACAGGAAGTTGTCGCCGCTCAAGCTGAAGTTACCAGTAAGACCGCCTACAAAACCGAGTTTGTAGTCATAGATGTCCTGGTTTTCTGCGCCAGAAAGATTAGAGTAATTTGCACCGGCCTTTAATCCAATACGTGGACCAGATTGCGCATTGGCAAAACTGAAGGATAATGCTGCTGCTACAAATAATACAATCTTTTTCATAATGTTATTTTGGTAAAGTAAAATGCTTGTCATGACAACAAGCCGGGTAAAACCTCCCCGTTATACGGCTAAGACGATAAATGTTCGGATTTATTATATGGGTAAGAAAAAAAGATGATGCCGTTTATGGGGCAAGAACTTTAAAAAAGATAAATTAGGTTTAGCTGTATATTGGTATTCAATAGCTTATGAAACGGTTTTGAGCTTTTTAAA
This Rufibacter radiotolerans DNA region includes the following protein-coding sequences:
- a CDS encoding dipeptidase; translation: MKAYIQENKDRFIQELLELLRIPSVSADAAFKGDVLKAADYLRQKLEAAGADNAQLFETAGNPIVYADKIIDPNLPTVLVYGHYDVQPADPYELWDSPPFEPVIKDEKIYARGACDDKGQTYMHVKAFETMMHANTLPCNVRFMIEGEEEVGSVNLATFVKQNKALLKCDVIVISDTGMLANDVPSVTTGLRGLSYHEVEVTGPNRDLHSGLYGGAVANPINVLCKMIASLHDENNHITIPGFYDKVDELSPEERAEMARAPFSLDAYKKALDLSDVHGEAGYSTMERNSIRPTLDVNGIWGGYTGEGAKTVIASKAFAKISMRLVPHQSSEEISELFQKHFESIAPPSVKVVVKPHHGGEPVVTPTTSAGYKAAALAMEDTFGKKPVPVRSGGSIPIVAMFKSELGVDTVLMGFGLDSDAIHSPNEHFGIFNFMKGIETIPLFYQHFTELHGKG
- a CDS encoding porin family protein encodes the protein MKKLFFSLAVIVASFTAQAQSSFGIKGGVNYSNLSGDLKDESRYNNKIGFAGGIYFNAPVVADFFSIQPEILYSNKGYKYDDNEQTTLLGREYRYEGTSNFNYIDVPVLAKIKAGPLFLEAGPQVSYLINVNDKTKTYVDGKLQDRTVSEKSKEGYSDFEVGYAAGIGFATQGGVSLGLRYNGAFTDLADDSPARGDFKDARHSLFQLSVGFPLSK
- a CDS encoding porin family protein, with the translated sequence MKKIVLFVAAALSFSFANAQSGPRIGLKAGANYSNLSGAENQDIYDYKLGFVGGLTGNFSLSGDNFLSVQPELLFSQRGYQYRDEEYTIGNTTYKSKGDINYNYLDLPVMLRINTGGLFFEGGPQVSYLLGIKDNTETKINNQDYDQSRRVSKDDLAELEIGYAAGLGYQMENGLSLGLRYTGGINKLAKEGNDELTNARSQAFQLTLGFLFPSK